A stretch of the Cellulomonas sp. WB94 genome encodes the following:
- a CDS encoding MIP/aquaporin family protein: MTSEIIGTAVLILLGCGVVANAILPRNKGFNGGWLLINFGWGLAVFAGVYAAFKSGAHLNPAVTIGLFVADLPFAQSKGADGTVLAQVDPTLANMFLYFAAELIGAMLGAALAFLAYKKHFDEDADPATKLAVFSTGPAIRSYGWNLVTEVLGTFVLVFWVVSAGKSPSGLGPLGVALVVVGIGASLGGPTGYAINPARDLGPRIMHALLPIKGKGSSDWSYSWVPVVGPLLGGVLGGLIGAWYV, from the coding sequence ATGACATCCGAGATCATCGGGACCGCGGTCCTGATCCTGCTCGGGTGCGGGGTGGTCGCCAACGCGATCCTCCCCAGGAACAAGGGCTTCAACGGCGGCTGGCTGCTCATCAACTTCGGGTGGGGGCTCGCTGTGTTCGCCGGCGTGTACGCCGCGTTCAAGTCGGGCGCCCACCTCAACCCCGCCGTCACGATCGGGCTGTTCGTCGCCGACCTTCCCTTCGCGCAGTCGAAGGGCGCCGACGGCACGGTCCTCGCGCAGGTCGACCCGACCCTCGCCAACATGTTCCTGTACTTCGCCGCCGAGCTCATCGGCGCGATGCTCGGTGCCGCGCTCGCGTTCCTGGCGTACAAGAAGCACTTCGACGAGGACGCCGACCCCGCGACGAAGCTCGCGGTGTTCTCGACAGGCCCCGCGATCCGGTCCTACGGCTGGAACCTCGTCACCGAGGTCCTCGGCACGTTCGTGCTGGTGTTCTGGGTCGTGTCCGCCGGCAAGTCGCCGTCCGGCCTGGGCCCGCTCGGCGTCGCACTCGTCGTCGTCGGCATCGGTGCCAGCCTCGGTGGCCCGACGGGGTACGCCATCAACCCGGCCCGCGACCTCGGTCCGCGCATCATGCACGCCCTGCTCCCCATCAAGGGCAAGGGGTCGAGCGACTGGTCGTACTCGTGGGTGCCGGTCGTCGGCCCCCTCCTCGGCGGCGTGCTCGGCGGCCTGATCGGTGCCTGGTACGTCTGA
- the recQ gene encoding DNA helicase RecQ, with translation MEVLRRVFGYDAFRGDQAEIIDTVVAGGDALVLMPTGGGKSLCYQVPALVRPGTGVVISPLIALMQDQVDALSALGVRAGFLNSTQDLTERRRVETAFLAAELDLLYLAPERLRVPDTLDLLGRGEIALFAIDEAHCVSQWGHDFRPDYLRLSVLHEQWPDVPRIALTATATDATHAEIAERLQLTEARHFVASFDRPNIQYRIAPKNTPRAQLLDLLTTEHPGDAGIVYCLSRASVEQTAQYLCDHQIPALPYHAGLDARVRATNQARFLREDGLVMVATIAFGMGIDKPDVRFVAHLDLPKSVEGYYQETGRAGRDGLPSTAWLAYGLQDVVQQRRMIDTSDGDAAHRRRLGAHLDAMLALCETVTCRRVQLLAYFGQASTACGNCDTCLAPPESWDGTVAAQKLLSTVLRLERERGQRYGAGHLVDILLGKATPRVTQLGHATLSTFGLGTDLADGEWRGVVRQLLAQGLLGVDADGYGTLRLTPSSAEVLSGDRTVLLRHEAPKAARAPRAARTSRRGGAPAAVVGLDQGAAAIFERLRAWRAATAKEQGVPAYVVFHDATLREIATLVPATIDELGTVTGVGVTKRDKYGPDILVALAG, from the coding sequence ATCGAGGTCCTGCGCCGGGTCTTCGGCTACGACGCGTTCCGCGGCGACCAGGCCGAGATCATCGACACGGTCGTGGCGGGCGGCGACGCGCTCGTGCTCATGCCGACCGGCGGCGGCAAGTCGCTGTGCTACCAGGTCCCCGCCCTCGTGCGGCCCGGCACGGGCGTCGTCATCTCGCCGCTCATCGCCCTCATGCAGGACCAGGTCGACGCGCTCTCGGCCCTCGGGGTGCGCGCGGGGTTCCTCAACTCGACCCAGGACCTCACCGAGCGCCGCCGCGTCGAGACCGCGTTCCTGGCCGCCGAGCTCGACCTGCTCTACCTCGCCCCCGAGCGGCTCCGCGTCCCCGACACCCTCGACCTGCTCGGCCGTGGCGAGATCGCCCTGTTCGCGATCGACGAGGCGCACTGCGTGTCGCAGTGGGGCCACGACTTCCGGCCCGACTACCTGCGCCTGTCGGTGCTGCACGAGCAGTGGCCCGACGTCCCGCGCATCGCGCTGACGGCGACCGCGACCGATGCGACCCACGCCGAGATCGCCGAGCGCCTCCAGCTGACGGAGGCCCGGCACTTCGTCGCGAGCTTCGACCGACCCAACATCCAGTACCGGATCGCGCCCAAGAACACCCCGCGCGCGCAGCTGCTCGACCTGCTGACCACGGAGCACCCGGGCGACGCGGGCATCGTCTACTGCCTGTCCCGCGCGTCCGTCGAGCAGACCGCGCAGTACCTGTGCGACCACCAGATCCCCGCACTGCCGTACCACGCGGGGCTCGACGCCCGGGTCCGCGCCACGAACCAGGCCCGGTTCCTGCGCGAGGACGGGCTCGTCATGGTCGCGACGATCGCGTTCGGCATGGGCATCGACAAGCCCGACGTGCGGTTCGTCGCACACCTCGACCTGCCCAAGTCGGTCGAGGGCTACTACCAGGAGACCGGCCGGGCCGGCCGAGACGGGCTGCCCTCGACCGCGTGGCTCGCGTACGGGCTGCAGGACGTCGTGCAGCAGCGCCGCATGATCGACACGTCCGACGGTGACGCCGCACACCGCCGGCGGCTCGGCGCGCACCTCGACGCGATGCTCGCGCTGTGCGAGACGGTCACGTGCCGCCGCGTCCAGCTCCTCGCCTACTTCGGCCAGGCCAGCACGGCGTGCGGCAACTGCGACACGTGCCTCGCCCCGCCCGAGTCCTGGGACGGCACGGTCGCGGCGCAGAAGCTCCTCTCGACGGTCCTGCGGCTCGAGCGCGAGCGCGGACAGCGCTACGGCGCCGGTCACCTCGTCGACATCCTGCTCGGCAAGGCGACCCCGCGCGTCACGCAGCTCGGCCACGCGACCCTGAGCACGTTCGGCCTCGGCACCGACCTGGCCGACGGCGAGTGGCGCGGCGTCGTGCGCCAGCTGCTCGCACAAGGCCTCCTCGGGGTCGACGCGGACGGCTACGGCACGCTGCGGCTGACCCCGTCGAGCGCCGAGGTCCTCTCCGGTGACCGCACCGTGCTGCTGCGCCACGAGGCCCCGAAGGCCGCGCGAGCGCCACGCGCGGCGCGGACCTCCCGCCGTGGCGGTGCCCCGGCGGCCGTCGTGGGCCTCGACCAGGGCGCCGCGGCGATCTTCGAACGGCTGCGCGCATGGCGGGCCGCGACCGCGAAGGAGCAGGGCGTGCCCGCGTATGTCGTCTTCCACGACGCGACCTTGCGGGAGATTGCGACGCTCGTTCCGGCGACGATCGACGAGCTCGGCACGGTGACCGGCGTCGGCGTCACGAAGCGCGACAAGTACGGCCCCGACATCCTGGTGGCCCTCGCCGGCTGA
- a CDS encoding SDR family oxidoreductase has protein sequence MTDTLPTAYTHELFGLDGQLAVVTGASQGIGLAIAEALAAAGADIIGVSYDIPAGESAVRTAVEDRGRTFTPIRADFADRAAVTALAADLAGREVDILVNNGGTIRRTPAAVHSDEDFDHVMDVNLRTTFVLSREIGRAMVERGHGKIVNTASLLSFQGGINVPGYTSSKSAVAGLTKALANEWAAKGVNVNAVAPGYVATANTKDLRQDTDRSQEILDRIPAGRWAEASDIAGAVLFLCSRAADYIHGAVLPVDGGWLAR, from the coding sequence ACGAGCTCTTCGGCCTCGACGGACAGCTGGCCGTCGTCACGGGGGCGAGCCAGGGAATCGGCCTCGCGATCGCGGAGGCGCTCGCGGCGGCAGGCGCGGACATCATCGGCGTGAGCTACGACATCCCGGCAGGTGAGAGCGCCGTGCGCACGGCGGTCGAGGACAGGGGCCGCACCTTCACGCCGATCCGCGCCGACTTCGCCGACCGCGCGGCGGTCACGGCGCTCGCGGCGGACCTCGCAGGTCGCGAGGTGGACATCCTGGTCAACAACGGCGGAACCATCCGGCGCACGCCGGCAGCCGTGCACTCCGACGAGGACTTCGACCACGTGATGGACGTGAACCTCCGGACGACCTTCGTGCTGTCGCGCGAGATCGGCCGCGCGATGGTCGAGCGCGGTCACGGCAAGATCGTCAACACCGCGTCGTTGCTCAGCTTCCAGGGCGGCATCAACGTGCCCGGCTACACGTCCTCCAAGTCGGCCGTCGCCGGCCTGACCAAGGCGCTCGCCAACGAGTGGGCGGCCAAGGGCGTGAACGTCAACGCGGTCGCACCCGGCTACGTCGCCACCGCGAACACGAAGGACCTGCGGCAGGACACCGACCGCAGCCAGGAGATCCTCGACCGGATCCCGGCCGGACGCTGGGCGGAGGCGTCGGACATCGCGGGCGCCGTGCTCTTCCTGTGCTCGCGGGCGGCCGACTACATCCACGGTGCCGTCCTCCCCGTCGACGGCGGCTGGCTGGCCCGATGA
- a CDS encoding NAD(P)-dependent oxidoreductase has translation MTTVAVTGASGKAGRAVVADLLAHGYDVRASDVTGTPGDEGDLGTSLIHADLTDYGQAIEVLAGAHSVVHLANIPAPGRATPPATINTNNAINTNVFLAASRLGLRKVVWASSETTLGLPFAEPPRYAPIDEAHYPLPTTTYALSKVVAEETARHISVLSGIPFVGLRLSNIFQPEDYRHVPDFWDDARLRAWNLWGYVDARDVAQAFRRALEVPTSGSQSLIIAAADTIMDRPSADLMAEVFPDVPLTRELVGRETLLAIGAARDLIGYEPEHSWTDEVTGG, from the coding sequence ATGACAACTGTGGCTGTGACCGGCGCTTCCGGGAAGGCGGGTCGCGCCGTCGTCGCCGACCTGCTCGCACACGGGTACGACGTGCGCGCGAGCGACGTGACCGGCACCCCCGGCGACGAGGGTGACCTCGGCACCTCCCTGATCCACGCCGATCTCACCGACTACGGTCAGGCGATCGAGGTCCTCGCGGGCGCGCACTCCGTCGTGCACCTCGCGAACATCCCGGCCCCCGGGCGCGCGACGCCCCCGGCGACGATCAACACGAACAACGCCATCAACACGAACGTGTTCCTGGCCGCGTCCCGGCTGGGCCTGCGCAAGGTCGTGTGGGCGTCGAGCGAGACCACGCTCGGCCTGCCGTTCGCGGAGCCGCCGCGGTACGCCCCGATCGACGAGGCGCACTACCCGCTCCCGACGACGACGTACGCGCTGTCCAAGGTCGTCGCCGAGGAGACTGCGCGGCACATCTCGGTGCTGTCCGGGATCCCGTTCGTCGGGCTGCGGCTGTCCAACATCTTCCAGCCCGAGGACTACCGCCACGTGCCCGACTTCTGGGACGACGCGCGGCTGCGGGCCTGGAACCTGTGGGGCTACGTGGACGCCCGCGACGTCGCGCAGGCGTTCCGGCGTGCGCTCGAGGTCCCGACCTCGGGCTCGCAGAGCCTCATCATCGCCGCGGCCGACACGATCATGGACCGCCCGTCGGCCGACCTGATGGCCGAGGTCTTCCCCGACGTCCCGCTCACGCGTGAGCTGGTCGGGCGCGAGACGCTGCTCGCCATCGGGGCGGCGCGCGACCTCATCGGCTACGAGCCGGAGCACTCGTGGACCGACGAGGTCACCGGCGGCTGA
- the glpK gene encoding glycerol kinase GlpK, whose translation MAQYVLAIDQGTTSTRAIVFDHGGQIVASGQKEHEQIFPRAGWVEHDPAEIWTNTREVVGLALTRANLTFRDIAAVGITNQRETTVVWDRTTGEPVYNAIVWQDTRTDQIAQDLGALGGGADRYKDKVGLPLATYFSGPKIKWILDNVDGAREKAERGDLAFGNTDSWVLWNMTGGLDGGVHITDVTNASRTMLMNLDSLTWNEDIARDMTIPLSMLPEIRSSSEVYGKGREGGMLPGVPLAGILGDQQAATFGQACFEVGTAKNTYGTGNFMLLNTGTSPVPSKNGLLTTVCYKIGDQAPVYALEGSIAVTGSLVQWLRDNLGFISSAAEIEELAATVEDNGGAYFVPAFSGLFAPYWKSDARGALVGLTRYVTKAHIARAALEATAFQTREVLDAMNADSGVDLTELKVDGGMVANETLMQFQADILGVPVIRPQVAETTALGAAYAAGIAVGFWNGEQDVIDNWAEDKRWEPSMDPTERDRQYRLWKKAVTRTFDWVDADVS comes from the coding sequence ATGGCTCAGTACGTCCTCGCGATCGACCAGGGCACGACGAGCACCCGCGCGATCGTCTTCGACCACGGCGGCCAGATCGTGGCCTCCGGCCAGAAGGAGCACGAGCAGATCTTCCCCAGGGCCGGCTGGGTCGAGCACGACCCCGCGGAGATCTGGACGAACACCCGTGAGGTCGTCGGTCTGGCCCTGACCCGCGCCAACCTCACGTTCCGCGACATCGCGGCGGTCGGCATCACGAACCAGCGGGAGACCACCGTCGTGTGGGACCGCACGACCGGCGAGCCCGTCTACAACGCGATCGTGTGGCAGGACACCCGCACCGACCAGATCGCCCAGGACCTCGGCGCTCTCGGCGGCGGTGCGGACCGGTACAAGGACAAGGTCGGGCTGCCGCTCGCGACGTACTTCTCCGGCCCGAAGATCAAGTGGATCCTCGACAACGTCGACGGTGCCCGCGAGAAGGCCGAGCGCGGCGACCTCGCGTTCGGCAACACCGACTCCTGGGTGCTGTGGAACATGACGGGCGGGCTGGACGGCGGGGTGCACATCACCGACGTGACGAACGCGTCGCGCACCATGCTCATGAACCTCGACTCGCTCACGTGGAACGAGGACATCGCCAGGGACATGACGATCCCGCTGTCGATGCTCCCCGAGATCCGCTCGTCGTCCGAGGTCTACGGCAAGGGCCGTGAGGGCGGCATGCTGCCCGGGGTCCCGCTCGCGGGCATCCTCGGTGACCAGCAGGCGGCGACGTTCGGGCAGGCGTGCTTCGAGGTCGGCACGGCGAAGAACACGTACGGCACCGGCAACTTCATGCTGCTCAACACCGGCACGTCCCCGGTGCCCTCGAAGAACGGGCTGCTGACGACCGTCTGCTACAAGATCGGCGACCAGGCACCCGTGTACGCGCTCGAGGGGTCGATCGCGGTGACGGGCTCGCTGGTCCAGTGGCTCCGCGACAACCTGGGGTTCATCTCGTCGGCGGCCGAGATCGAGGAGCTCGCCGCGACGGTCGAGGACAACGGCGGCGCCTACTTCGTCCCGGCGTTCTCGGGGCTGTTCGCGCCGTACTGGAAGTCGGACGCGCGCGGCGCGCTCGTCGGCCTCACGCGGTACGTCACGAAGGCCCACATCGCCCGGGCTGCGCTCGAGGCGACGGCCTTCCAGACCCGCGAGGTGCTCGACGCCATGAATGCCGACTCGGGCGTCGACCTCACCGAGCTCAAGGTCGACGGCGGCATGGTCGCCAACGAGACGCTCATGCAGTTCCAGGCCGACATCCTCGGCGTGCCCGTCATCCGCCCGCAGGTCGCCGAGACGACGGCCCTCGGTGCGGCGTACGCCGCGGGCATCGCCGTCGGGTTCTGGAACGGCGAGCAGGACGTCATCGACAACTGGGCCGAGGACAAGCGCTGGGAGCCGTCGATGGACCCGACCGAGCGCGACCGTCAGTACCGGCTGTGGAAGAAGGCCGTCACGCGGACCTTCGACTGGGTCGACGCAGACGTCAGCTAG